Proteins encoded within one genomic window of Oncorhynchus keta strain PuntledgeMale-10-30-2019 chromosome 12, Oket_V2, whole genome shotgun sequence:
- the LOC118391169 gene encoding autophagy-related protein 101: MNCRSEVLEVSVEGRQVDEAMLALLHTILLHRSTGKFHYKKEGTYSIGTVGTQDIDCDYIDFSFVRVSSDELDRVIRKAVVEFKDAMGNGTDGMGQISLEFYQKKKSRWPFSDECIPWEVWSIKVNVVNLANEQERQICREKVGEKLGEKVINIVEVINQHEYLPKMPTQSEVDNVFDTSLKDVQPYLYKITFQITDTLGTSVSTTMRRLIKDTLAL; the protein is encoded by the exons ATGAACTGCCGTTCGGAGGTTCTGGAGGTGTCGGTGGAGGGAAGACAGGTCGACGAGGCTATGCTGGCTCTGTTGCACACTATCCTATTGCATCGCAGCACTGGAAAATTTCACTACAAGAAAGAGGGCACCTACTCCATTGGCACTGTTGGCACACAGGACATTGACTGCGACTATATTGATTTCAGTTTTGTTCGTGTGTCTTCAGATGAGCTTGACAGGGTCATCAGGAAAGCAGTGGTCGAATTCAAG GATGCCATGGGCAACGGGACTGATGGAATGGGACAAATCTCACTGGAGTTCTACCAGAAAAAGAAGTCTCGCTGGCCTTTCTCGGATGAGTGTATTCCATGGGAGGTCTGGAGCATTAAGGTCAACGTCGTCAACCTGGCCAACGAGCAGGAGAGACAGATCTGCCGGGAGAAAGTGGGCGAGAAGCTGGGCGAGAAGGTGATCAACATTGTGGAGGTGATCAACCAGCACGAGTACCTACCCAAAATGCCCACACAGTCGGAAGTGGACAATGTGTTCGACACCAGCCTCAAAGACGTACAGCCTTACCTGTACAAAATCACTTTTCAGATCACTGATACGCTGGGCACCTCAGTAAGCACCACCATGAGAAGGCTGATAAAAGACACCTTAGCACTGTGA
- the LOC118391170 gene encoding zinc finger and BTB domain-containing protein 21-like, with amino-acid sequence MESLVHYSNPSHGLSVLGVLNEQRLRGQLCDTVLVVGDQRYQAHRSVLAASSEYFQSLFTRRESEPHKVIQLDFCEPDAFEIVLNYIYSSSLFVDRGSLAAIQELGYSLGIPFLTNIMSTRPHVSYCISRKRLSFSEDDNDIQLRSVIVRQSRRGDAPGAGRYGSNDQGEQTQASGHSKPNESARNTASNPRKSAEATGEGSDGKPISSYASILKGMTSHTGSSVRPQLTSSVSFSESPTVMLQSDLSTKEEEEEQRLYRSKPQFQGQVGEPSQTIDRSGPLIKSLLRRSLSMDSPIPVFSPTLELNKLQGREQSVVKMVANTEEEIQIEHKQSVKVVPSLLLKSRHHSRHDKDETPGKEFHVKTEPSSPLSDPSEIIRITVGDSLPVNLKNNEIHFDQDPTKPFSKLPGKRRVRRDNRRYPFKKSKGVNEHDFPCEDDDNMSEFVPHNSNMDDNDDDWTDDPRKSKMFKCWICLKVFRSNAGLHRHVNMYHNPDKPYACDICHKRFHTNFKVWTHCQTQHGVVQNPASSSSSFELDEKFQRKLIDIVREREIKKALLMKLRRNKQGSQSQVFAKKGGLRSKSNLICPYCGKLFVFLYQFKQHLKTHPAERDNQETERESGLCQKDQPSQRENTDTEVYSCRLCNEKLSSLFEQGDHERGCRHATVCPYCGLRFSSPAVKKEHEAHCKYKKLTCLECMRTFKSSFSIWRHQVEVHNHNIMTVKEQLSHQEENNGEVSDHLGRPLHTQESVGVGSSREDIIDSDSSGPPMLDSEDSSSFVPEDLNASQCHNEHHGELTVKDEPIEEAVSEREDMTSGASVEPEEPGVWPCEKCGKLFGGHKDLERHQELLCHIKPFICHICNKAFRTNFRLWSHFQSHMSTSDEPGTREVDDRRPLSPSPSPPPATGCPAPQVFPPKPMEADSVVAKAVVAKEKENPGSSSSMPRTKRPEMDRSHSSPLPKMDSVDNSLTPQESETLFYHAPTLSALTFKRQYMCKLCHRTFKTAFSLWSHEKSHSHI; translated from the coding sequence ATGGAGAGTCTGGTGCACTACAGTAATCCATCCCATGGCCTCTCTGTGCTGGGGGTGCTCAATGAGCAGCGCCTGAGGGGGCAGCTCTGTGACACAGTCTTGGTTGTGGGGGATCAGCGGTACCAGGCCCACAGGAGTGTGCTCGCCGCTAGCAGTGAGTATTTCCAATCACTGTTCACACGAAGGGAGTCTGAGCCCCACAAAGTGATACAGCTGGACTTCTGTGAGCCTGACGCCTTTGAGATAGTACTGAATTACATATACTCATCCTCCCTCTTCGTGGACAGAGGCAGCCTGGCAGCCATCCAGgagctgggctacagcctaggaATCCCTTTTCTAACCAACATTATGTCAACAAGGCCGCATGTGTCCTACTGCATCTCCAGAAAAAGGCTGTCCTTCTCAGAGGACGATAACGACATCCAGCTGAGGAGTGTCATTGTGCGCCAGAGCCGAAGGGGTGATGCTCCCGGGGCCGGACGCTATGGTTCAAATGATCAAGGAGAACAGACTCAAGCTTCAGGACACAGCAAACCAAACGAATCAGCCAGGAACACTGCATCCAATCCCAGAAAATCAGCTGAAGCAACTGGTGAGGGTTCTGATGGCAAGCCCATCAGTTCATATGCCTCCATCTTAAAGGGGATGACATCACACACAGGGTCATCAGTAAGGCCACAGCTCACCTCCTCAGTCTCCTTCAGTGAATCTCCAACAGTCATGTTACAGTCTGATCTAAGCactaaagaagaggaggaggagcagaggctCTACAGATCCAAACCACAATTTCAGGGCCAGGTAGGGGAGCCTAGTCAGACCATTGACAGGAGTGGCCCACTCATAAAAAGCCTGCTGCGCAGGTCCTTATCCATGGACAGTCCCATCCCAGTCTTCTCCCCCACACTGGAGCTCAATAAACTGCAAGGCCGAGAACAGTCTGTTGTTAAGATGGTGGCAAATACAGAGGAAGAGATTCAGATAGAGCACAAACAAAGTGTGAAAGTAGTTCCGTCGCTTCTTCTCAAGTCAAGGCACCACAGTAGGCATGATAAAGATGAAACTCCAGGAAAGGAGTTCCATGTGAAGACTGAGCCTAGCAGCCCACTGTCTGACCCCTCTGAGATCATTAGGATCACAGTTGGGGATTCTCTACCAGTTAACCTCAAAAACAATGAAATTCATTTTGACCAAGACCCTACTAAGCCATTTTCTAAACTCCCTGGAAAGAGAAGGGTGAGGAGAGACAATCGAAGGTACCCATTCAAAAAGTCTAAAGGAGTGAACGAACATGATTTCCCATGTGAAGATGATGACAATATGTCAGAATTTGTACCTCACAACTCCAACATGGATGACAATGATGATGACTGGACTGATGATCCCAGGAAGAGCAAGATGTTTAAATGCTGGATCTGTTTGAAAGTGTTCAGATCCAATGCTGGATTGCACCGTCATGTTAACATGTATCACAACCCAGATAAGCCATATGCTTGTGACATCTGCCACAAACGCTTCCACACCAACTTCAAAGTCTGGACCCACTGCCAAACCCAGCATGGAGTGGTACAAAACCCTGCATCATCCTCCAGCTCATTCGAGCTGGATGAGAAGTTTCAGAGGAAGCTGATTGATAttgtgcgagagagagaaataaagaaagccTTGCTCATGAAGCTGAGGAGGAATAAGCAGGGTTCGCAGTCTCAGGTATTTGCCAAAAAAGGTGGCCTGAGGTCCAAGTCAAATTTGATATGCCCTTACTGTGGGAAATTGTTTGTGTTTCTCTATCAATTCAAGCAGCATTTGAAGACACACCCTGCGGAGAGAGACAAccaagagactgagagagagagcggtctCTGCCAAAAGGACcagcccagtcagagagagaACACGGACACAGAGGTTTACTCCTGCAGGCTGTGCAATGAGAAGCTGTCCTCTCTCTTTGAGCAGGGAGACCACGAGAGGGGCTGTCGACACGCAACCGTGTGCCCTTACTGTGGCCTCCGATTCTCCAGCCCAGCGGTTAAAAAAGAGCATGAAGCACACTGCAAGTACAAGAAACTGACCTGCCTGGAGTGCATGAGGACCTTCAAGTCTTCCTTCAGCATATGGAGACACCAGGTGGAGGTTCACAACCACAACATTATGACTGTTAAGGAGCAGCTGAGCCATCAAGAGGAGAACAATGGAGAGGTATCTGACCACCTCGGAAGGCCTCTCCATACCCAGGAGTCTGTGGGAGTGGGGAGCTCCAGAGAGGACATCATCGACAGTGACTCCTCAGGTCCGCCTATGTTGGACTCTGAGGATTCTTCATCATTCGTGCCTGAGGACCTTAATGCTAGCCAGTGTCACAACGAACATCACGGCGAGCTGACCGTGAAGGATGAGCCCATTGAGGAGGCCGTGAGCGAGAGGGAGGACATGACGTCTGGGGCCTCCGTCGAGCCTGAGGAGCCAGGCGTGTGGCCATGCGAAAAATGTGGCAAGCTCTTTGGTGGCCACAAAGACCTGGAGCGTCACCAGGAGCTGCTGTGCCACATCAAACCCTTCATCTGTCACATCTGCAACAAGGCCTTCAGGACCAACTTCCGCCTTTGGAGCCACTTCCAGTCCCACATGTCAACCTCCGACGAACCTGGAACGAGAGAGGTTGATGACAGGCGCCctttgtctccctccccctcaccaccACCAGCAACTGGATGTCCTGCCCCACAAGTTTTTCCACCTAAACCAATGGAGGCAGATTCAGTGGTAGCTAAAGCTGTGGTCGCAAAAGAGAAGGAGAACCCTGGAAGCTCATCGTCAATGCCCAGGACCAAGAGGCCAGAGATGGACAGATCACACAGTAGCCCCCTACCCAAGATGGATAGTGTGGATAATTCCCTCACCCCTCAGGAATCAGAAACCCTTTTTTACCATGCCCCCACTCTCTCTGCCCTCACATTTAAGAGGCAGTACATGTGTAAGCTCTGCCACAGAACATTCAAGACTGCCTTTAGTCTTTGGAGCCATGAGAAGAGCCATAGTCACATTTAA
- the LOC118391784 gene encoding uromodulin-like 1: MPQTSLEPTLVVSLSVSPPSPSTCYPAPITNLQASSVTGSSFYVSWMTDQSQSGFSFLVVLMEGSKVRGRWETGLSVWEVTLLKPGVLHNVTVISCPYGSQGASLLVKTAAQTLEATAHLTNVQFTDALLDPTSQMYQNLSRSIMEEILQSLPPDILALVNSGDVRVQITGLAPGSVVVNFTIIFTPSQSLDILKVSSVLMQALQNSSRYTVDSNNTSIDDVDECSTGDMDCFPWAQCTNTWGSYSCLCLDGFTDSNPSRPGQVCSAPLTTTTPMSTTTPMSTTTPMCTTTTNTPVTTSNTVSTTTTYNTTSITSNNTDAATMNAPVITTVNNTVRINNTVSTKTPVTITTMAQVTTSTITEVPTKRFRCKWLFHWMP; encoded by the exons ATGCCACAAACCAGCCTGGAGCCCACTCTGGTGGTGTCACTGAGTGTATCACCACCATCTCCATCCACATGCT ACCCCGCCCCCATCACCAACCTGCAGGCTTCCAGTGTCACTGGCTCATCCTTCTACGTGTCCTGGATGACTGACCAATCCCAGAGCGGGTTTAGCTTTCTGGTGGTGCTGATGGAGGGGTCAAAGGTCAGGGGACGCTGGGAGACGGGGCTGTCAGTCTGGGAGGTGACATTGTTGAAGCCTGGGGTTCTCCACAACGTTACTGTCATTTCCTGTCCCTATGGGAGTCAGGGGGCCAGCCTGCTGGTTAAGACTG CTGCACAGACACTTGAAGCAACAGCTCACCTGACCAATGTGCAGTTCACTGATGCCCTGCTGGACCCTACTAGCCAGATGTATCAGAATCTTAGTCGTAGTATTATGGAAGAG atcctccagtctctccctcctgATATTCTGGCCCTGGTAAACTCAGGAGATGTGAGGGTTCAGATCACAGGCCTGGCCCCCGGCAGTGTAGTAGTGAACTTCACCATCATCTTCACACCCAGTCAGTCCCTGGACATCCTGAAagtgtcctctgttctgatgcaGGCCCTACAGAACAGCTCCAGATACACTGTCGACAGCAACAACACCAGCATAGATG ATGTTGATGAGTGCAGTACAGGGGACATGGACTGCTTCCCATGGGCCCAGTGCACTAACACCTGGGGCTCCTacagctgtctctgtctggatGGATTCACGGACTCTAACCCCTCTAGGCCGGGACAGGTCTGTTCAG CTCCTTTGACCACAACCACACCTATGTCCACAACCACACCTATGTCCACAACCACACCTATGTGCACAACCACAACAAACACTCCGGTTACAACCAGCAATACAGTGTCAACCACTACCACCTATAATACAACCTCAATTACATCCAACAATACAGATGCAGCTACAATGAACGCACCCGTTATAACCACTGTCAACAATACAGTTAGAATCAACAACACAGTTTCAACCAAAACTCCAGTCACAATCACAACCATGGCGCAAGTTACAACCTCAACCATCACTGAAGTTCCTacaaaaagatttagatgcaagtggctgttccactggatgccataa